In a genomic window of Bicyclus anynana chromosome 5, ilBicAnyn1.1, whole genome shotgun sequence:
- the LOC112044252 gene encoding uncharacterized protein LOC112044252, giving the protein MTAISTRPKSPTRTEVIAKSLVPGTNYCTGVLLGNWVEDRIECPRGGTYYFPPKEEIDYVKLKPESRQPDFRLNKLSSLQGSVHSIIRHDSHDKCGNFTTTTDLVYNHLPRPLCGPDQRYYKRCAHQFYPQPDLMKCFGNLTAWGLKKYLEHEWKCTDVSDYSSTLYEDTYVPPRPHQYLQRCERKARNSLVIFSISYQNYFFFLSLTNCGSNFLLLWLWSSNADSAKIPTLIPVQ; this is encoded by the exons ATGACTGCAATAAGCACGCGACCAAAGTCTCCGACACGTACCGAGGTCATCGCTAAGAGTCTCGTACCTGGGACCAACTATTGCACTGGAGTACTTTTAG GTAATTGGGTCGAGGATAGAATTGAGTGTCCCAGAGGTGGGACCTATTATTTTCCACCGAAAGAAGAGATCGACTATGTGAAATTGAAGCCAGAATCAAGACAGCCTGATTTTCGTTTGAATAAATTAAGCAGTTTGCAG GGCTCCGTTCATTCGATAATCCGCCACGACAGCCACGACAAATGCGGAAACTTCACCACTACCACCGACTTGGTGTACAACCATCTTCCCCGCCCACTGTGTGGACCAGACCAACGCTATTACAAACGCTGCGCACATCAGTTCTACCCGCAGCCTGATCTTATGAAGTGTTTC GGCAATTTGACAGCGTGGGGCCTGAAGAAATATCTCGAACACGAGTGGAAGTGCACCGATGTATCGGATTATTCGTCGACCCTGTATGAAGATACATACGTCCCGCCCAGACCTCATCAGTATTTGCAACGTTGTGAAAGAAAAGCAAGAAATTCGTtagttattttttctattagttATCAGAATTATTTCTTTTTCCTCTCACTTACAAACTGTGGAAGTAACTTTTTGCTGTTGTGGTTGTGGTCATCAAACGCTGACAGCgcaaaaatacctactttaattcCTGTCCAGTAA
- the LOC112043774 gene encoding tetratricopeptide repeat protein 27, with protein MTSNFEILYLCNYDDQLDDMVPDTVKKLWSGQFTIENSDLIKEYLSSGLDVDVLQNTIKSYQNDDTKLKRVLQTAISSFLTFCDINWNPHPKELDLNKYLGNEWPQDIDASIKLQRDSEPLFANILHPELLYFSSQIFSILCSIEQNLLHLWWSFRSKVTHQRVLEDTSATLYNELELIIAKLYNVSQILDKPRLKILLYLEIAQAYLIYGRVQKVEEYLLKAREIAGLKLELTGILGKRTKFQQEALAQLALSSELDDSIERLSAEQSHGDSELPVEIELQDDLRLNQIAFNENITQAELPSLEQTLCLLNVQFLQKSQPKDDLRDEEVRPYIDAILSQKSGPWSTRVAALLTRCKLEANHKRTVERAMLQAETIVNDKSGVSSTSRLSYLWATGLSPAWSWRQQLADLYLSLGLVKAALEEYQKLQLWEDVIVCYTMLQLRHKAAEVIQQQIDIEPTVKLYCLLGDATDDITCYSKAWEFSNHKSSRAQRHWGNYLFDHKKYDECIPHFELSVEINSIQERVWLRLGYAALMTENWELSAKAYRRYTYLQPNTFEAWNNLAKVYVKQGDKKRAYRALMEALRFNYDNWKLWENVIIVSMDTGYFDDVIRGCHRILDLQHKFEDVEVLSLLVKAIVNNEKDADGNSVARLQKRALELFGRITSIHQNKPELWQLYSDLSPTYLLKAQRLLKAYKGYTQSGSWSNNPETCSKVMELAENLLDNSLKARKHAEEKDQLQANQQLSSARLTGQAVIRAVEKQDWAETKNMLHELKELYNSVTEYMKSIM; from the exons atgacatcaAACTTTGAAATCCTCTATTTGTGTAACTATGATGATCAACTTGATGATATGG TTCCTGACACCGTTAAGAAGCTTTGGTCAGGTCAATTTACTATAGAGAACTCAGATTTAATTAAAGAATATCTATCAAGCGGTTTGGACGTTGATGTTTTACAGAACAcaataaaaagttatcaaaATGATGACACGAAATTAAAGAGAGTGTTACAGACAGCTATAAGTTCTTTTCTAACATTTTGTGATATTAACTGGAATCCACACCCTAAAGAactagatttaaataaatatctaggAAATGAATGGCCTCAAGACATTGATGCATCAATAAAGTTACAGCGAGATTCAGAACCATTGTTTGCGAACATTTTACATCCAGAATTGTTGTATTTTTCTTCGCAAATATTCTCTATACTATGTTCAATAGAGCAAAATCtg TTGCACCTTTGGTGGAGTTTTCGCAGTAAAGTTACACATCAAAGAGTTTTGGAGGACACTAGTGCCACCCTGTATAATGAATTGGAGTTGATCATTGCCAAGTTATACAATGTTTCACAAATTCTGGACAAGCCTCGATTAAAAATACTCCTGTATTTAGAGATCGCTCAGGCTTACTTAATCTATGGAAGAGTCCAGAAAGTTGAGGAGTACTTGTTAAAAGCAAGAGAAATTGCTGGATTGAAACTTGAGTTGACGG GAATATTAGGCAAACGCACAAAGTTCCAACAAGAAGCACTGGCGCAGTTGGCATTATCAAGCGAACTAGACGACAGTATAGAGCGTCTGTCCGCTGAACAGAGCCATGGTGACTCGGAGCTTCCAGTGGAGATTGAGCTGCAAGATGACCTTCGATTGAACCAAATTGCCTTCAATGAAAATATTACTCAAGCAGAACTGCCTAGCTTGGAGCAGACATTATGTTTGTTGAATGT GCAATTCCTTCAAAAGTCTCAACCCAAAGATGATCTGAGAGACGAAGAAGTGAGGCCGTACATAGACGCCATACTGTCACAGAAGAGCGGCCCGTGGTCGACCCGCGTGGCGGCGCTGCTGACTCGCTGCAAGTTGGAGGCCAACCACAAGCGCACTGTGGAGCGCGCGATGCTGCAAGCTGAAACTATTGTCAATGATAAGTCAGGAGTCTCCTCCACTAGCAG GTTGTCATACTTATGGGCCACAGGCCTGTCTCCCGCTTGGAGCTGGCGGCAGCAGCTGGCCGACCTGTACCTCAGCCTGGGGCTGGTGAAGGCGGCTCTCGAGGAGTACCAGAAGCTGCAGCTGTGGGAGGACGTCATTGTGTGTTACACCATGTTGCAACTGAGGCATAAG GCTGCAGAAGTCATCCAACAACAAATAGACATTGAACCAACTGTAAAGCTTTATTGTCTTCTTGGGGATGCTACCG ACGATATCACCTGCTACTCCAAAGCATGGGAGTTCTCAAACCATAAGAGCAGCCGCGCGCAACGCCACTGGGGCAACTATCTGTTCGACCACAAGAAGTACGACGAATGTATCCCACACTTCGAACTGTCTGTCGAGATCAATTCTATACAAGAGAGAGTGTGGCTGAGATTAGG ATATGCAGCTCTTATGACAGAAAACTGGGAGCTGTCAGCTAAAGCATATCGCCGGTACACATATTTGCAGCCAAACACTTTCGAGGCGTGGAACAACTTAGCGAAAGTGTATGTAAAGCAGGGTGATAAGAAACGAGCTTATCGGGCGCTGATGGAAGCGTTAAGATTTAATTATGACAACTGGAAG cTTTGGGAAAATGTAATAATAGTTAGCATGGACACAGGCTATTTTGACGACGTAATTCGTGGGTGTCACCGTATACTTGATCTACAACACAAATTCGAGGATGTCGAAGTTTTATCGCTGCTAGTTAAAGCCATTGTTAATAATGAAAAGGATGCCGATGGCAATAGTGTTGCCAG ATTACAAAAGCGAGCACTTGAATTGTTCGGAAGAATAACATCTATTCATCAAAATAAACCAGAATTGTGGCAGTTGTATTCAGATCTAAGTCCTACCTATTTGCTGAAGGCACAACGTTTATTGAAAGCTTACAAGGGTTATACTCAG agTGGTAGCTGGTCAAACAACCCAGAGACGTGCAGTAAGGTTATGGAGCTCGCAGAAAATCTCCTAGACAACAGCCTGAAAGCAAGAAAACATGCGGAAGAGAAAGACCAGCTCCAAGCAAATCAACAGTTGTCATCGGCTCGGCTAACGGGGCAAGCTGTAATACGAGCCGTGGAGAAACAGGACTGGGCAGAAACGAAGAATATGTTACATGAATTAAAAGAATTGTATAATAGTGTTACTGAATATATGAAATCGATtatgtaa
- the LOC112043778 gene encoding uncharacterized protein LOC112043778, whose translation MKFPHVMEPMIITIPAILLCCTLLLWKLLSNLRSFIPWRVNCWFCNNNVWVKFTERNSWTCSECDQYNGFTKDGDYNKALCTNTEQVSKSPKFFQRSPPKNGLCKMCNINQQLKVTQLANFVPMNEKKYDEEINSYRMQLEKAYKLCSPCKKVLQKKLHKEKESLLCSKLLETRASGKSDQRSQKQHKLIKKIINNTSRLIAIILVVLVAIECHENALKHQTLSNTIYNVKEIIWTLVQRIFSIIKMKTLLTFPSLADPNFDLYIIDIEIFTSFIGLSDLMQIALGGVVCFLQIIGHFWNINKAQYSIVIDLLWSVFVLTAIVQEYLTTDPLIMSLIKLFSTMAVLLVYINLSNNKTVKNVTRKPNSQKKFKKTNAAPKKLFDDEDNISLDTDDDVSLSQFGLHSFTDSSNETSMLNHSLISGRSFTPHNDSIWNKPKHNSTFSVNSVASSPKSFADSVFVKPSFNNYQKVDDSDSDLDESISSLCISSPKKRSFKINPVFALRKFTASPNFVVPTPLNRSRPVISPSKLGHSTSWVAGGYWGNEGERPLIFNVNGSRSSSQSSGFESQTSSLNQRNIFSQPPSREESICGEPYKHLLLDRFQNCNMNSYNQSPPIFAPSNTPVFPQMQYNSHVQLPQPRLAQQTYVSQNVYASQQFAPNSMFKAPGGYRLIKLPQDNFVSR comes from the exons atgaaatttcctcATGTTATGGAGCCAATGATTATAACAATACCTGCTATTCTACTCTGCTGCACATTACTACTCTGGAAACTTCTTTCTAATTTGCG GTCATTTATACCTTGGAGAGTAAACTGTTGGTTCTGCAATAATAATGTCTGGGTCAAATTTACCGAACGTAACAGTTGGACGTGCTCAGAATGCGACCAGTACAATGGGTTTACGAAG GACGGTGATTATAACAAAGCGCTGTGTACAAACACTGAACAAGTTTCTAAAAGTCCCAAGTTTTTCCAAAGAAGCCCACCCAAGAATGGTCTATGCAAGATGTGTAATATTAACCAACAACTCAAGGTGACACAATTGGCTAATTTCGTGCCCATGAATGAGAAGAAATATGATGAAGAGATCAACTCCTACAG AATGCAGTTAGAAAAAGCATACAAATTGTGCAGCCCCTGTAAGAAAGTCCTACAAAAGAAACTGCACAAGGAGAAAGAATCACTGTTATGTTCAAAATTATTAGAGACAAGAGCTTCAGGCAAAAGTGATCAGAGGAGCCAAAAACAACATAAActcataaagaaaataataaataatacttctaGGCTAATTGCTATAATTTTGGTAGTTCTGGTCGCAATTGAGTGCCATGAAAATGCTTTGAAACACCAGACTTTATCAAACACAATATACAATGTTAAAGAAATTATTTGGACCCTCGTACAGAGAATTTTTTCTATCATAAAAATGAAGACATTACTTACATTCCCATCATTAGCAGATCCAAATTTTGacttatatattatagatatagagATATTTACAAGCTTTATTGGACTCAGTGACTTGATGCAGATAGCATTGGGAGGCGTTGTATGTTTTTTACAGATTATAGGACATTTTTGGAATATAAACAAAGCACAATATAGTATAGTAATTGACCTGCTCTGGTCGGTTTTCGTACTGACTGCAATAGTACAAGAGTATTTGACTACAGATCCTTTAATCATGAGCTTAATTAAA ttATTTAGTACAATGGCCGTGTTACTTGTCTATATAAACTTAAGTAACAACAAGACTGTTAAAAATGTTACAAGAAAACCGAATTCACAAAAGAAGTTTAAGAAGACAAATGCTGCACCCAAGAAACTTtttgatgatgaagataataTATCTTTGGATACCGATGACGATGTGTCACTCAGCCAATTTGGATTGCACAGCTTTACCGATTCATCCAACGAAACGAGTATGCTAAACCATAGTCTTATAAGTGGTAGATCTTTTACTCCCCACAACGATTCAATATGGAACAAACCGAAACATAACTCAACCTTTTCAGTAAATTCAGTCGCATCTAGCCCTAAATCTTTCGCTGATTCTGTTTTCGTTAAACCTTCTTTCAACAACTACCAAAAGGTAGACGATTCTGATTCAGATTTAGATGAAAGCATAAGTTCTTTGTGTATTAGCAGCCCGAAAAAGAGAAGCTTCAAAATCAACCCGGTCTTTGCTTTACGTAAGTTCACAGCGTCGCCAAACTTCGTTGTGCCGACTCCTTTGAATCGTTCCAGGCCAGTTATATCGCCAAGTAAATTGGGTCACAGTACCTCATGGGTGGCTGGGGGTTACTGGGGCAATGAAGGTGAACGTCCATTGATATTCAACGTTAATGGAAGCCGTTCGTCTAGCCAAAGTTCGGGGTTTGAGTCTCAAACATCTAGTTTAAACCAACGGAACATTTTCTCTCAACCTCCGTCGCGAGAGGAGTCAATTTGCGGGGAGCCATATAAGCATCTACTGTTAGATCGGTTCCAAAACTGCAATATGAATAGCTACAATCAGAGTCCTCCAATTTTCGCGCCCTCGAACACCCCAGTGTTTCCTCAAATGCAATATAATAGTCACGTACAATTACCTCAACCGAGATTAGCTCAACAAACATATGTATCTCAGAATGTGTATGCAAGTCAACAGTTTGCGCCGAACAGTATGTTCAAAGCCCCTGGTGGGTATAGACTGATCAAACTGCCTCAAGACAACTTTGTGTCTCGATAA